In the genome of Monodelphis domestica isolate mMonDom1 chromosome 2, mMonDom1.pri, whole genome shotgun sequence, one region contains:
- the LOC100022712 gene encoding olfactory receptor 2T27-like produces the protein MRRNNETSMEDFILLGLFPEFRHSGILIYILLMIYIIAFLGNSLLILLIWGDSRLHTPMYILLSQLSLIDLTLTSTIVPKMVTNFCSGTKTISWIGCGTQSFFFLTLGMSECLLLTLMAYDRYVAVCNPLHYPVIMNFTVCLQMAIGCWIGGALSSLVHTVYPMNFPICGSREIHHFFCEVPVILKLSCEDTSTYELVVMVTSIVLLVVPFSLITASYIAIFLTVLQMNSVKGRRKALAICSSHLTVVSLFFGPNIFIYMTLSSSHSPEQDQALSVFSNILTPMLNPVIYSLRNKEVVAALKKVLGKCTLSL, from the coding sequence ATGAGGAGAAATAATGAGACATCAATGGAAGATTTCATTCTCCTGGGACTCTTCCCTGAGTTTAGACATTCTGGTATCCTCATTTATATCCTCCTCATGATCTATATAATTGCATTTCTAGGAAACTCACTCCTTATTCTCTTAATCTGGGGGGATTCTCGGCTCCACACCCCTATGTACATTTTACTCAGTCAGCTCTCCCTAATTGATTTGACCTTAACTTCCACAATAGTGCCTAAGATGGTAACTAACTTTTGTTCTGGAACAAAAACTATTTCTTGGATTGGCTGTGGTACCCAGAGCTTCTTCTTCCTTACATTAGGGATGTCTGAGTGCCTTCTCCTAACCCTCATGGCCTATGATCGCTATGTGGCTGTCTGCAATCCACTACATTATCCTGTAATCATGAATTTCACAGTTTGCCTTCAGATGGCAATCGGATGTTGGATTGGTGGTGCTTTAAGTTCCCTAGTCCATACAGTCTACCCTATGAATTTCCCCATTTGTGGTTCCCGAGagattcatcatttcttctgtgaGGTACCAGTCATCCTGAAGCTCTCTTGTGAGGACACTTCAACCTATGAGTTAGTAGTGATGGTGACAAGTATAGTGTTGCTTGTAGTGCCTTTTAGTCTCATTACAGCTTCATACATTGCCATCTTTCTTACTGTCCTCCAGATGAATTCTGTCAAGGGGAGGAGAAAAGCCTTGGCCATCTGCTCCTCCCACCTAACTGTAGTGAGTCTCTTTTTTGGACCTAACATTTTCATTTATATGACTCTCAGTTCTTCTCATAGTCCAGAGCAGGACCAGGCTCTCTCTGTTTTTAGCAATATCCTCACTCCTATGTTGAATCCTGTTATCTACAGCTTGAGGAACAAGGAGGTGGTTGCAGCTTTGAAAAAAGTGCTGGGGAAGTGCACATTATCACTATAA